In a genomic window of Magnolia sinica isolate HGM2019 chromosome 16, MsV1, whole genome shotgun sequence:
- the LOC131228617 gene encoding protein STABILIZED1, with translation MVFIRSFHNETLFVDLPPKTTSLFSLKLSIQNHFNIPIPLQRFFFSSKPLFSHNDSTAIAALGVNTNSTLTLHIPLLGGMQAPVSKPPRLEFLNTKPPPNYVAGLGRGATGFTTRSDIGPARAAPDLPDRSATTIGGAAAPAGRGRGRGGPGGADDNEEDDEPDEKGYDENQKFDEFEGNDVGLFASAEYDEDDREADAVWESIDKRMDSRRKDRREARLKQEIEKYRASNPKITEQFADLKRKLYTLSADEWDSIPEIGVNSLRNKKKRFESFVPVPDTLLEKARQEQEHVTALDPKSRAAGGTETPWAQTPVTDLTAVGEGRGTVLSLKLDRLSDSVSGLTVVDPKGYLTDLKSMKITSDAEISDIKKARLLLKSVTQTNPKHPPGWIAAARLEEVAGKIQAARQLIQKGCEECPKNEDVWLEACRLSNPEEAKAVIAQGVKAIPNSVKLWMQAAKLEHDDVNKSRVLRKGLEHIPDSVRLWKAVVELANEEDARLLLSRAVECCPLHVELWLALARLETYDQAKRVLNRAREKLSKEPAIWITAAKLEEANGNTSMVGKIIERGIRSLQREGLTIDREAWMKEAEAAERAGSVATCQAIIRNTIGIGVEEEDRKRTWVADAEECKKRGSIETARAIYAHALTVFLTKKSIWLKAAQLEKSHGTRESLDALLRKAVTYRPQAEVLWLMGAKEKWLAGDVPAARAILQEAYAAIPNSEEIWLAAFKLEFENHEPERARMLLAKARERGGTERVWMKSTSVERELGNTPEERRLLEEGLKRFPSFFKLWLMLGQLEDRLDHLEKAKEAYESGLKHCPACIPLWLSLAKLEEKMNGLSKARAILTMARKKNPQNPELWLAAVRAESRHGNKKEADILMAKALQECPTSGILWAASIEMVPRPQRKTKSMDALKRSDHDPHVVAAVARLFWHDRKVDKARSWFNRAVALAPDIGDFWAWYYKFELQHGSEEQQKDVLKRCVSAEPKHGERWTAISKAVENSHQPVEAILKKAVVALGKEESAAAAVAEDSKP, from the coding sequence ATGGTTTTCATAAGATCCTTCCACAACGAAACCCTATTCGTTGATCTCCCCCCCAAAACCACATCCCTTTTCTCCCTCAAACTCTCCATCCAAAACCATTTCAACATCCCAATCCCCCTCCAacgcttcttcttctcctccaaaCCCCTTTTCTCCCACAACGATTCCACCGCTATTGCCGCCCTCGGCGTAAATACCAATTCTACCCTCACTCTCCACATCCCCCTCCTCGGCGGCATGCAGGCCCCTGTTTCCAAACCCCCCCGCCTCGAATTCCTCAACACCAAACCCCCTCCCAACTACGTTGCCGGCCTCGGCCGAGGTGCCACCGGCTTCACCACTCGTTCCGACATCGGCCCTGCCCGCGCTGCCCCTGATCTCCCAGACCGCTCCGCAACCACCATCGGTGGTGCTGCCGCCCCTGCTGGCCGTGGCCGCGGCAGGGGCGGGCCTGGCGGTGCTGACGACAACGAAGAGGATGATGAACCCGATGAAAAGGGCTATGATGAAAACCAGAAATTTGATGAGTTTGAAGGCAATGACGTCGGCCTCTTTGCTTCAGCTGAGTACGATGAGGACGATAGGGAAGCAGATGCAGTGTGGGAGAGCATTGACAAGAGAATGGATTCGAGACGCAAGGACCGTCGGGAAGCACGGCTAAAACAGGAGATTGAGAAGTACCGTGCTTCGAACCCCAAGATTACAGAGCAGTTTGCAGATTTGAAGCGCAAGTTGTACACACTGTCGGCAGATGAGTGGGATAGCATTCCAGAGATCGGTGTCAATTCGCTGCGGAACAAGAAGAAGCGGTTCGAGAGCTTCGTTCCTGTTCCAGACACATTGCTGGAGAAGGCCCGCCAGGAACAGGAGCATGTCACAGCATTGGATCCCAAGAGCCGGGCTGCTGGTGGGACTGAGACTCCATGGGCCCAGACGCCTGTTACAGATCTAACGGCTGTTGGTGAAGGGAGAGGCACTGTTTTGTCATTGAAGCTTGATCGATTGTCGGATTCAGTTTCTGGGCTGACAGTTGTTGATCCGAAGGGATACCTGACTGATCTTAAGAGCATGAAGATCACAAGCGATGCGGAGATTTCGGATATTAAGAAGGCGAGGTTGCTGCTTAAATCAGTCACGCAGACAAACCCGAAACACCCACCAGGTTGGATTGCGGCAGCCCGGCTGGAGGAGGTTGCAGGTAAGATCCAGGCAGCCCGGCAGCTGATACAGAAGGGGTGTGAGGAGTGCCCGAAGAATGAGGACGTGTGGTTGGAGGCATGCCGGCTATCAAATCCAGAAGAGGCTAAGGCTGTGATTGCACAGGGTGTGAAGGCAATACCCAACTCGGTGAAGCTGTGGATGCAGGCTGCCAAGCTTGAGCATGATGATGTGAACAAGAGCCGGGTGTTGAGGAAAGGGCTTGAGCATATACCAGATTCTGTGAGGCTTTGGAAGGCAGTTGTGGAGCTGGCAAATGAGGAGGATGCAAGGCTGCTGCTTTCTCGGGCTGTGGAGTGCTGCCCATTGCATGTTGAGCTGTGGCTCGCGCTTGCAAGGCTGGAGACGTACGATCAGGCGAAGCGTGTCCTTAACAGAGCGAGGGAGAAGCTATCAAAGGAGCCTGCGATTTGGATTACGGCTGCCAAGCTCGAGGAGGCAAATGGTAATACATCAATGGTTGGGAAGATAATTGAGAGGGGTATTCGGTCCTTACAGAGGGAAGGATTGACGATTGATAGAGAAGCTTGGATGAAAGAGGCAGAGGCTGCTGAGAGGGCTGGGTCTGTCGCGACGTGCCAGGCGATTATCCGCAACACTATTGGCATTGGGGTGGAAGAAGAAGATAGGAAGAGGACATGGGTCGCTGATGCAGAGGAGTGCAAGAAGAGAGGTTCAATCGAGACTGCCAGAGCTATCTATGCTCATGCGCTTACTGTGTTCCTAACCAAGAAGAGCATATGGCTCAAGGCGGCGCAGCTTGAGAAGAGCCATGGAACCCGAGAGTCACTCGATGCATTGCTACGGAAGGCTGTCACTTACAGGCCGCAGGCTGAGGTCCTTTGGCTGATGGGCGCAAAAGAGAAATGGCTTGCAGGGGATGTGCCGGCGGCCCGTGCGATCTTGCAGGAAGCATATGCCGCTATACCCAATTCAGAGGAGATTTGGCTCGCTGCATTCAAGCTTGAATTCGAGAACCACGAGCCTGAGAGAGCGCGGATGCTTCTTGCAAAAGCCCGTGAGAGGGGGGGCACGGAGAGGGTGTGGATGAAATCAACAAGCGTTGAGAGAGAGTTGGGGAACACCCCGGAAGAGAGGAGATTGCTTGAGGAGGGGCTGAAGCGCTTCCCTTCATTTTTCAAGCTCTGGCTGATGCTTGGGCAGCTAGAGGACCGGCTGGATCACTTAGAGAAAGCTAAAGAAGCATATGAATCTGGTCTGAAGCATTGCCCGGCCTGCATTCCCCTTTGGCTATCACTTGCAAAATTGGAGGAGAAGATGAACGGGCTGAGTAAAGCTCGAGCAATCCTCACCATGGCCCGAAAGAAGAACCCTCAAAACCCAGAACTCTGGCTAGCCGCAGTTCGGGCTGAATCAAGGCATGGGAACAAGAAAGAAGCTGATATATTGATGGCAAAGGCGTTGCAGGAGTGCCCTACGAGCGGGATTCTGTGGGCAGCATCTATCGAGATGGTCCCACGTCCCCAACGGAAAACCAAGAGCATGGATGCACTCAAGCGGAGCGATCATGATCCGCATGTCGTTGCTGCTGTGGCAAGACTTTTCTGGCATGACCGGAAGGTGGACAAGGCGAGGAGCTGGTTTAACAGGGCGGTGGCTCTTGCTCCAGACATTGGGGATTTCTGGGCTTGGTACTACAAGTTTGAGCTCCAGCACGGGAGTGAGGAGCAGCAGAAGGATGTCTTGAAGAGATGTGTTTCTGCAGAGCCTAAGCATGGTGAGAGATGGACAGCAATCTCCAAGGCAGTGGAGAACTCTCACCAGCCAGTAGAGGCCATTCTGAAGAAAGCTGTGGTTGCTTTGGGGAAGGAAGagagtgctgctgctgctgttgccgAGGACAGCAAACCATAG